One window from the genome of Ciconia boyciana chromosome 8, ASM3463844v1, whole genome shotgun sequence encodes:
- the LOC140655574 gene encoding cytochrome P450 1A5-like: protein MPAVMKAVMSLVGSRGIASATEVLLAAAVFCLVFLLIQSLRQHVPKGLKSPPGPRGYPILGNVLELRKDTHLALTRLSQKYGDVMEVRIGTRPVLVLSGLDTIRQALVKQGEDFMGRPDLYSFRHVADGQSLAFSPDSGEVWKARRKLAQNALKTFSIAPSPTSSSTCLLEEHVSKEADYLVTKFLQLMDEEKSFDPYRYLVVSVANVICAMCFGKRYDQNDQELLNIVNVSDQFDNVAAAGNPADFIPVLQYLPSRAMSLFKDFNKRFLHFLQKIVKEHYKTYDKNNIRDITDSLIQQCLEKKVESNTATQIPKEKIVNLVNDLFGAGFDTVTTGLSWSLMYLVTYPDIQKRIQEELDQTIGRERRPRLSDRGMLPYTEAFILEMFRHSSFLPFTIPHSTTRDTVLNGYYIPKDRCVFVNQWQVNHDEKIWKDPLTFNPERFLNAEGTEVNKVDGEKVLVFGLGKRKCIGEPIARWQVFLFLSTLLQQLEFSVCDGKKVDMTPLYGLSLKHKRCEHFQVKQRFPMKSIN, encoded by the exons ATGCCAGCAGTGATGAAGGCTGTGATGTCGCTGGTGGGAAGCCGAGGCATTGCCTCGGCCACCGAGGTCCTCCTTGCGGCTGCTGTCTTCTGCCTGGTCTTCCTGCTCATCCAGTCCCTCCGGCAGCACGTGCCCAAGGGGCTGAAGAGCCCCCCAGGACCCAGAGGCTACCCCATCCTCGGCAACGTGCTGGAGCTGAGGAAGGACACGCACCTAGCCCTGACCAGGCTGAGCCAGAAGTATGGGGACGTGATGGAGGTCAGGATCGGCACCCGGCCCGTCCTGGTGCTGAGTGGGCTGGACACCATCAGGCAAGCATTGGTGAAGCAAGGAGAAGACTTCATGGGGCGCCCTGATCTCTACAGCTTCCGCCATGTTGCGGATGGCCAGAGCCTGGCCTTCAGCCCCGACTCAGGAGAGGTGTGGAAAGCCCGCAGAAAGCTGGCCCAGAATGCCCTGAAGACCTTCTCCattgcccccagccccacctcctCTTCCACCTGCCTCCTGGAGGAGCATGTCTCCAAGGAGGCCGACTACCTGGTGACCAAGTTCCTGCAGCTGATGGATGAGGAGAAGAGCTTTGACCCTTACCGGTACCTGGTTGTCTCTGTGGCCAACGTCATCTGTGCCATGTGCTTTGGCAAGCGTTATGACCAAAATGACCAAGAGCTGCTCAATATAGTGAATGTGAGTGACCAGTTTGACAacgtggctgctgctggcaacCCCGCTGACTTCATCCCTGTGCTCCAGTATCTTCCCAGCCGCGCCATGAGtttatttaaagatttcaaCAAGCGATTCCTCCATTTCCTGCAGAAGATTGTCAAAGAGCACTACAAGACTTACGACAAG aACAACATCCGAGACATCACTGACTCCCTCATTCAGCAGTGCCTGGAGAAAAAAGTGGAATCAAATACTGCCACGCAGATCCCTAAGGAGAAGATCGTCAACCTTGTGAATGACCTTTTTGGAGCAG GGTTTGACACCGTGACAACTGGCCTCTCCTGGAGCCTCATGTATCTTGTGACGTACCCTGACATCCAGAAGAGGATTCAGGAAGAACTAG ACCAGACCATTGGCCGGGAGAGGAGACCGAGGCTGTCGGACCGGGGCATGCTGCCCTACACAGAAGCCTTTATCCTGGAGATGTTCAGGcactcctccttcctgcccttcacCATCCCACACAG CACGACCAGGGACACGGTGCTGAATGGCTACTACATCCCAAAGGACCGCTGCGTGTTTGTCAATCAGTGGCAAGTGAATCATGACGA GAAAATTTGGAAGGATCCACTGACCTTCAACCCAGAGCGTTTCCTCAATGCTGAAGGGACTGAAGTGAACAAAGTGGATGGGGAGAAGGTGCTGGTTTTCGGCCTGGGGAAAAGGAAGTGCATTGGGGAACCCATTGCCAGGTGGCAggtcttccttttcctgtccaccttgctccagcagctggagttcAGTGTCTGCGATGGCAAGAAGGTGGACATGACACCGCTCTATGGACTGTCCCTGAAGCACAAAAGATGTGAGCACTTCCAGGTCAAGCAGCGCTTCCCCATGAAGAGCATCAACTGA